The Stenotrophomonas sp. BIO128-Bstrain region CCCACGCGCCGCGGCAAGATCGCCCGGCGCCTCGAAGGTGGGATCGGCGACCACCAGCCCCGCACCAGGCGAGGTCCACAGCACGGCCGCCCGGTTCAGTGGCTCGCTCGAGCCCGGATACAGCCGCACGTGATCCTTGTCGATGCCTTCCTGCTGGGCGAACAGATCGCGCAGCTCGCCGGCCAGAGCAAACAGATACCGCCCGCTGCTGGCGATGATGTCGCGCGCCGCCGCCTGCGCAGCCAGTGATGGCCCATACGGGCATTCGTTGAAGTTCAGCAGCACCGGTCCTGTGCTGGCGGGGAGCGCACGCGACGGCGCGGCGGATGCAGGCAGCACGCCCAGGCCGGATAACGCCAGGCCGGCACCGGCCAACTGCAGGAACGAGCGACGGGAAGTGGTGGGGGCAGGCGTCACGGGGCACCGGAAACAAGGGGTTCGGCGCACGCTAGCGCCACGGCGGATCGGCGGCAAGCGTTCTTCACTGCGCGCAGGAGCGGGGGGAGGGGTAAAATTGAATGCCCCACCAGGATCGCCTCCCGCATGACCCCCAGCCCCGCCGCACGTGCCGACGTCCTGCGCCGCCAGATCGAGGATGCCGGCAAGGCATACCACGAGCGCGACGAGCAGCTGATCCCCGACGTCGAGTACGACCTGCTGGTGCGCGAGCTGGAGGCGATCGAGCAGGCACACCCGGAGCTGGCCGCGGCCGATTCGCCGACCCGGCAGGTCGGTGGCAAGGCGTCCTCCCGTTTCGCCGAGGTCCGTCACGCGGTGCCGATGCTGTCGCTGGGCAATGCCTTCAATGATGAGGAAGTCCAGGATTTCGTGCGCCGCATCAGCGAGCGCCTGCGTCGCAGCACGCTGTATTTTTCCGCCGAACCGAAGCTTGACGGCCTGGCGATCAGCCTGCGCTACGAGGAGGGCCGTTTCGTGCAGGGGGCGACCCGTGGCGATGGCGCCACCGGCGAGGATGTCAGCGCGAACCTCCGCCAGATCAGTGTGATCCCGCAGGTGCTCAAGGGTGAGGGCTGGCCAGCGGTGCTGGAAGTGCGCGGCGAGGTCTACATGGCCCGTGCCGACTTCGAGGCCTACAACGCCGATGCGCGCCTGCATGACGGCAAAGTGCTGGCCAATCCGCGCAACGCCGCCGCCGGCTCGCTGCGCCAGCTCGATCCGAAGATGAGCGCAAGGCGCAAGCTGAGCTTCTACGCTTACGGCACCGGCCAGGTTGAAGGCGGCGAGTTGCCGCCCACGCATTCGGCCACGCTGGCGCAGCTGCGCGCGTGGGGGCTGCCGGTGAGTGACCTGTGCCAGGTGGTGGAGGGCGCCGACGGGCTGCTCGCCTATTACCGCGACATCGGCGAACGCCGCGACGGTCTGGCTTTCGATATCGACGGTGTGGTCTACAAGCTCGACGATCGCGCCGGCCAGGAACAGATGGGCTTCGTCGCGCGCGCACCGCGCTGGGCGATCGCGCACAAGTTCCCGGCGCAGGAACAGACCACCACTGTGGAGGCGATCGAGATCCAGATCGGCCGCACGGGTGCGGCGACCCCGGTCGCGCGTCTGGCGCCGGTCGCCGTGGCCGGCGTGATCGTGTCCAACGCGACGCTGCACAATGCCGACCAGATCGCGCGCCTGGATGTGCGCGTGGGCGATACGGTGATCGTGCGCCGCGCCGGTGATGTGATCCCGGAAGTGGTCAGCGTGATCGCCGACCGTCGTCCCGCCGGCACCACGCCGTGGCAGATGCCTTCGCAGTGCCCGGTGTGCGGCTCGGAGATCGTCCGCGAAGAGGGCGAGGCCGCCTGGCGCTGCTCGGGTGAGCTGAGCTGTCCGGCGCAGCGCAAGGAAGCCATCGCGCACTTCGCCTCGCGCCGTGCCATGGATATCGACGGCCTGGGCAGCAAGTACATCGAGACCCTGGTCGACGCCGGTATCGTGCGCGGCGTGGCCGATCTGTACCGCCTGCAGCGCGATCAACTGCTGCAGCTCAAGCTGGTGCTGGATGCCGAATCGCCCGAGGCGCTGGCCAGCCAGATCGGCCTGCACCTGCCGCCGGAAGGCAGCGGCGATTACCTGAGGGCCATCCTCAAGCTCGATGGCAGCGACGAGGCATGGCGCGCGCAGGCGCTGGCGATGCCGGCCACGTTCGCCTGGAACACGAAAAAGATCGCGACCAAGTGGGCCGACAACCTGATCGCCGCGATCGACGCCAGCCGCACCACCACGCTGGAGCGGCTGTTGTTCGCGCTGGGCATCGAGCATGTCGGCGAGAGCACCGCCAAGGCGCTGGCGACCTGGTTCGGCGATCTCGAACTGATCCGTCATCTGCCGTGGCCGCTGTTCAAGCGCGTGCCCGACATCGGCGGCGAAGTGGCGCGATCGCTCGGCCACTTCTTCGAACAGGCCGGCAACCAGGAGGCGATCGACGCGCTGCTGCAGGTCGGGCAGGTGCGCATCAGCGATGTGCATCCACCGATCGCCAAGTTGCGCGAGGGGCTGGATTTCGCGCAGCTGCTGGTCGAAGCAGAGATTCCGGGCATCACCCGGCTGCGCGCGGAGAAGCTGGTGGCGATGCTGCCGGATGCGGCCTCGGTGCTGGATGCCGAGCCGGTGCGGTTCGTGGCCGCCGGCCTGCCGAACGAGGTAGCCCTCGGGCTGGCCGACTGGCTCGACAGCGAAGGCCACGGCCCGATGCTGCTCAAGGCCGAGGAGTACCGCCAGAAGCTGCTGGCACTGGCGCCGGAGCAGGCCGACCAGGTCGCCGGCCCGTTGGACGGCCAGACCGCCGTGCTGACCGGAACGCTGACGCAGATGAACCGCGACGAGGCCAAAGCCCGGCTGGAAGCGCTCGGCGCCAAGGTGGCTGGCAGTGTGTCGAAAAAAACCTCCTTCGTGGTTGCCGGTGCCGAGGCCGGTTCCAAGCTGACCAAGGCGCAGGAGCTGGGCGTGCCGGTCTGGGACGAAGACCAGCTGATCGCCTTCCTCGCGCAGCACTGAACAAGAGAAACCGCATGCAGACCGTTCCCCTCGATTTCCGCCTGGCCACCGTCGCCGACACCGAGTTGCTGATCGGGCTGATGCGTGATTTCTACGCCGAAGACAACCTCGACTTCGAAGACACCCGTGTGCGGAACGCGCTGGCCGCGTTGCTGGAAGATCCGCGCAACGGTGAAGTGCTGCTGTGGCTGGACGAGGCCGGCGCGGTGGTGGGCTATGGAGCACTGGCGATGGGCTTCAGCCTGGAGCAGGGCGGCCACTTTGCGTTGCTCGATGAGCTGTACCTGAGCCATGCCGCGCGTGGGCGGGGCCGCGGCAAGCAGGCGCTGGCCATCCTCGAACAGCGCGCCAACGCACGTGGCGTGGAGCGCATGCGCCTGGAAGTGAACCATCACAACGAACTGGCGCGACGCCTGTACCTGGCCACCGGCTACGTCGATGACACCCGCGATCTGCTGACCCTGCCGCTGGCGAAGCGCCTGAAGGACGCGCGCGCGTGATCGCCGCGCTGCGCCAGCGTGCCGCGCTCAACGCACTGATCCGCCGCTTCTTCGCCGCACGCGACGTGCTCGAGGTCGAAACGCCGATCCTGTCCGCAGCGGGCAATACCGAGCCGAACATCGACAGCTTCCATACCCGCTTCAGCGGGCACGTGGATGCGGGCACTGCGCAACGCTGGCTGCGCACCTCGCCGGAGTTCCCGCTGAAGCGATTGCTCGCGGCAGGGGTGGGGGACTGCTACGAACTGGGTCGTGTGTTCCGCAACGGCGAAGCCGGCGGCCGCCACAATCCCGAGTTCACCATGCTGGAGTGGTACCGGGTCGGCTGGGACCACCGTCGCCTGATCGACGAGACCGCCGCTCTCGTGCGCGATGCGCTGCAACTGGTTCAGCGCGAGGCGACGCTGGAGGTCATCGATTACCGTGGTCTTTACCAGCAGCACGTCGGGCTGGACCCGTTCCAGGCCAGCCTGGAAGACCTGCAGGTACCGCTGGCCGAGGTCCGCATCGATGCGGACGGATTGACCCGGGATGACTGGCTCGATCTGCTGATGACCCACTGCATCCAACCGCACTTCCGTGACGACACCATGACGGTGGTGCATGACTGGCCTGCCACCCAGGCGGCACTGGCGAGAATTCGGCCGGGCACGCCGCCGCTGGCCGAACGGTTCGAGCTGTACCTGGGCAGCGTGGAGCTGGCCAACGGCTATCACGAGCTGAACGACGCGGCTGAACAGCGCGCGCGTTTCGAGCGCGACCATGCCATCCGTACCGCGCGCGGCGACGTGCTGCCCCCGCTGGATGAACACCTCTTGGCGGCCCTGCCGGCGCTGCCCGATTGCGCGGGGGTGGCGGTGGGCGTGGACCGGCTGCTGATGGCGATGAACCGCACCGGCCGCATCGCCGATGTGCTGGCCTTCGATTTCGCCCACGCCTGAGGCGTTTTGACGCATCCGCGTCTTGCACGGGCTGCATGATGATGCTCTGATCACACCGGATGTCCGAAGGTGGGTCATGTGATTGTTCAGGCGTGGCGGGGATCGTGTTGATGA contains the following coding sequences:
- the ligA gene encoding NAD-dependent DNA ligase LigA; the protein is MTPSPAARADVLRRQIEDAGKAYHERDEQLIPDVEYDLLVRELEAIEQAHPELAAADSPTRQVGGKASSRFAEVRHAVPMLSLGNAFNDEEVQDFVRRISERLRRSTLYFSAEPKLDGLAISLRYEEGRFVQGATRGDGATGEDVSANLRQISVIPQVLKGEGWPAVLEVRGEVYMARADFEAYNADARLHDGKVLANPRNAAAGSLRQLDPKMSARRKLSFYAYGTGQVEGGELPPTHSATLAQLRAWGLPVSDLCQVVEGADGLLAYYRDIGERRDGLAFDIDGVVYKLDDRAGQEQMGFVARAPRWAIAHKFPAQEQTTTVEAIEIQIGRTGAATPVARLAPVAVAGVIVSNATLHNADQIARLDVRVGDTVIVRRAGDVIPEVVSVIADRRPAGTTPWQMPSQCPVCGSEIVREEGEAAWRCSGELSCPAQRKEAIAHFASRRAMDIDGLGSKYIETLVDAGIVRGVADLYRLQRDQLLQLKLVLDAESPEALASQIGLHLPPEGSGDYLRAILKLDGSDEAWRAQALAMPATFAWNTKKIATKWADNLIAAIDASRTTTLERLLFALGIEHVGESTAKALATWFGDLELIRHLPWPLFKRVPDIGGEVARSLGHFFEQAGNQEAIDALLQVGQVRISDVHPPIAKLREGLDFAQLLVEAEIPGITRLRAEKLVAMLPDAASVLDAEPVRFVAAGLPNEVALGLADWLDSEGHGPMLLKAEEYRQKLLALAPEQADQVAGPLDGQTAVLTGTLTQMNRDEAKARLEALGAKVAGSVSKKTSFVVAGAEAGSKLTKAQELGVPVWDEDQLIAFLAQH
- a CDS encoding GNAT family N-acetyltransferase, coding for MQTVPLDFRLATVADTELLIGLMRDFYAEDNLDFEDTRVRNALAALLEDPRNGEVLLWLDEAGAVVGYGALAMGFSLEQGGHFALLDELYLSHAARGRGRGKQALAILEQRANARGVERMRLEVNHHNELARRLYLATGYVDDTRDLLTLPLAKRLKDARA
- the epmA gene encoding EF-P lysine aminoacylase EpmA; translation: MIAALRQRAALNALIRRFFAARDVLEVETPILSAAGNTEPNIDSFHTRFSGHVDAGTAQRWLRTSPEFPLKRLLAAGVGDCYELGRVFRNGEAGGRHNPEFTMLEWYRVGWDHRRLIDETAALVRDALQLVQREATLEVIDYRGLYQQHVGLDPFQASLEDLQVPLAEVRIDADGLTRDDWLDLLMTHCIQPHFRDDTMTVVHDWPATQAALARIRPGTPPLAERFELYLGSVELANGYHELNDAAEQRARFERDHAIRTARGDVLPPLDEHLLAALPALPDCAGVAVGVDRLLMAMNRTGRIADVLAFDFAHA